Proteins from one Terriglobales bacterium genomic window:
- a CDS encoding VTT domain-containing protein has protein sequence MNTIKHILSRYTHFIWSVLQPLGSWGIFAVAILDSAAFGIPLDPVVAGYVYAHPLKIWLYVFMASAGSAVGSLIPYGIGRAGGELLLLKRIDRKSFERMRDRFENQEFFAMMIPAMLPPPTPFKLFLLGAGVFEMRPYLFLLSIFVGRVIRFLILGFLVVKFGPGIVSMVSAVMAKHLAWVLVGLAVLVALILSHLHFRKSRTARKEEPPEAA, from the coding sequence TTGAACACGATCAAGCACATCCTCTCTCGCTACACGCATTTCATCTGGTCGGTGCTGCAACCGCTTGGGTCCTGGGGTATTTTCGCTGTAGCAATCCTCGATTCCGCGGCTTTCGGCATTCCGTTGGATCCGGTGGTCGCGGGCTATGTGTATGCTCATCCGCTGAAAATCTGGTTGTACGTCTTCATGGCATCGGCTGGATCGGCCGTAGGCAGTCTCATTCCATATGGGATCGGCAGAGCAGGAGGCGAGTTGCTGCTGCTCAAGCGCATCGACCGCAAAAGCTTCGAGCGGATGCGCGATCGTTTCGAAAATCAGGAGTTCTTCGCCATGATGATTCCCGCCATGCTTCCTCCGCCTACGCCATTCAAGTTGTTCCTGCTTGGCGCGGGTGTGTTTGAGATGCGTCCCTATCTGTTCCTTCTGTCGATTTTCGTGGGCCGCGTAATCAGGTTTCTCATTTTAGGGTTTCTGGTCGTGAAGTTCGGTCCAGGGATCGTGAGCATGGTTTCGGCAGTAATGGCAAAGCATCTCGCCTGGGTCTTGGTAGGGCTTGCGGTCCTGGTTGCGCTTATCTTGTCGCACCTGCACTTCCGCAAATCGCGAACTGCCAGGAAAGAAGAACCGCCAGAAGCCGCGTGA
- a CDS encoding MogA/MoaB family molybdenum cofactor biosynthesis protein has protein sequence MKIPAAIITVSDSCHKGLRQDASGPRLRVVLADAGFDVKSSRIIPDDIERIAATLRELSAEARFIVTTGGTGVAARDVTPEATRAVCERIIDGVAEVMRHAGMKHTPFAALSRGVCATLGTSLVLNLPGNPAGAEQSLKTVLPLICHALDLLAGKTEHSGAH, from the coding sequence GTGAAGATTCCCGCCGCCATCATTACCGTCAGCGACTCCTGCCATAAAGGTCTTCGGCAGGACGCTTCTGGTCCGCGGCTCCGTGTTGTTTTGGCCGATGCGGGTTTCGACGTAAAGAGTTCCAGAATTATTCCGGATGACATTGAACGGATCGCCGCCACGCTACGAGAACTCTCCGCCGAAGCCCGTTTCATCGTTACTACCGGTGGTACTGGGGTTGCTGCTCGCGACGTCACTCCCGAAGCCACTCGCGCCGTCTGCGAGCGCATAATCGACGGCGTGGCTGAAGTAATGCGGCACGCAGGAATGAAACACACACCTTTTGCCGCACTCTCGCGCGGTGTTTGTGCCACTTTGGGAACATCTCTGGTTTTGAATTTGCCCGGCAATCCTGCTGGAGCAGAGCAGTCGCTCAAAACAGTTCTGCCGCTGATCTGTCACGCCCTCGATCTACTCGCAGGCAAAACCGAGCACTCTGGAGCACACTAA
- a CDS encoding response regulator codes for MVSNIRVLVVDDNPMIVGLLKQAVSPHAAVEAFSNSAEALLRIVEEAPDLVISDFHMPGLNGKQLIEKVRTRSQTARLPAILIGTRSEINEQLRSMQDQLEDLIEKPFLVKEVSARFKRVVDKISLEKMARAAPGESVVRGNLQQMNTMDLFQSLELGHKNCRLSLSNKSERCDLYFIDGQINHAAYGKLRGDDAVFKVLAWTEGQFEIDFTGSSNEQSTTRSTQGLLMEGLRLLDEANRDAEENVLDA; via the coding sequence ATGGTTTCCAACATCCGCGTCCTGGTAGTGGACGACAATCCGATGATCGTTGGTCTGCTCAAGCAGGCGGTATCTCCGCACGCTGCCGTCGAAGCATTCTCGAATTCGGCCGAAGCTTTGCTCCGCATCGTCGAGGAGGCGCCGGATCTCGTCATTTCCGACTTCCACATGCCAGGGTTGAACGGTAAACAGCTCATCGAAAAAGTACGCACGCGATCGCAGACGGCGCGGCTACCCGCAATCCTGATTGGCACACGCAGCGAGATCAACGAGCAACTGCGCTCGATGCAGGATCAGCTGGAAGATCTGATCGAGAAGCCATTTCTCGTAAAGGAGGTTTCAGCGCGATTCAAGCGCGTTGTCGATAAGATTTCTCTGGAGAAGATGGCACGCGCGGCGCCCGGCGAGTCCGTCGTTCGCGGCAATCTCCAGCAGATGAATACGATGGACCTATTCCAGTCTCTCGAACTCGGACACAAGAATTGTCGTCTGTCTCTGAGCAACAAAAGCGAGCGTTGCGATCTGTACTTCATCGACGGCCAAATCAACCATGCGGCTTATGGCAAGCTGCGCGGCGACGATGCCGTCTTCAAAGTCCTCGCCTGGACCGAAGGACAGTTCGAGATCGACTTTACCGGCAGCAGCAACGAGCAAAGCACCACTCGTTCCACGCAGGGCTTACTGATGGAAGGTCTGCGTCTGCTGGATGAAGCCAATCGCGATGCCGAAGAAAACGTTCTCGACGCGTGA
- the moaC gene encoding cyclic pyranopterin monophosphate synthase MoaC, which produces MARKLSHYDAKGRARMVDVSEKMPTRREAEASAYVRMSADVLAALPHNPKGNPLEVARLAGIMAAKRTSELIPMCHPLPLTYVDVSCTVRDNGIAVRAKVNTTANTGVEMEALVAASVAALTVYDMCKALGKSITIERVQLERKSGGKSGEYSR; this is translated from the coding sequence ATGGCTCGCAAACTGTCCCATTACGATGCGAAGGGCCGAGCGCGCATGGTCGACGTCTCAGAGAAGATGCCCACAAGACGTGAGGCTGAAGCTTCCGCCTACGTTCGCATGTCAGCAGATGTTCTCGCCGCGCTGCCGCACAATCCCAAAGGCAATCCCCTCGAAGTCGCCCGGCTGGCCGGAATCATGGCTGCAAAGCGCACTTCGGAGCTGATACCAATGTGTCACCCCCTACCGCTGACCTATGTGGATGTGAGTTGTACAGTGCGCGACAATGGAATTGCTGTGCGCGCAAAGGTAAACACAACCGCGAACACCGGCGTTGAAATGGAAGCGCTGGTAGCAGCCAGCGTCGCGGCACTCACGGTTTACGACATGTGCAAGGCGCTGGGCAAAAGCATTACTATCGAGCGAGTTCAGCTGGAGCGAAAATCCGGGGGCAAGAGCGGAGAATATTCCCGCTAG
- the glp gene encoding gephyrin-like molybdotransferase Glp produces the protein MPQVKAQSRIDNVLNFEEAQRTVLSHANQARFSQKQIEQVPILDSLGRVLAQPILADRDFPPFPRATRDGYAVRSEDVGRVPAGLKLAGEIRAGGDFPAGFTRLGSGEAISIMTGAPVPGGADAVVMVEYTERAGEHVRVLRPVAAGENVVPRGSEAKRGSSLVSPGTVISHPQIALAASAGKPMINVYSRPRIAILPTGDEIVPIDAEPAANQIRNSNSFSVAAQVIASGGDAVQLPIAPDERARLRELIAQGLESDLLLLSGGVSAGEYDLVEDALAEFGAEFLFTGVQIQPGKPLVFGRAHPQSNRDRWTYFFGLPGNPISTMVTFQLFGRLFVRALAGASASAVTARKMRLGKDLKTKTGLTRFLPGKISGAWDDPEVELLSWQGSGDVAAFAGADCLLVIPPDRESFKSGEWMTTIPIEN, from the coding sequence ATGCCTCAGGTAAAAGCACAATCTCGAATTGATAACGTACTCAACTTCGAAGAGGCGCAGCGAACGGTTTTGTCGCACGCCAATCAAGCTCGCTTCTCGCAAAAACAAATCGAGCAGGTTCCGATTTTGGATTCCCTCGGCCGAGTCCTGGCGCAGCCCATCTTGGCCGATCGTGACTTCCCGCCGTTTCCTCGTGCCACGCGCGATGGGTACGCAGTGCGCAGCGAGGACGTGGGCCGCGTCCCCGCTGGATTGAAGCTCGCGGGCGAGATCCGAGCCGGAGGCGACTTTCCTGCAGGTTTCACAAGGTTAGGCAGCGGGGAAGCCATCTCGATCATGACAGGTGCCCCGGTTCCCGGCGGAGCGGACGCAGTGGTCATGGTTGAATACACCGAGCGCGCGGGAGAGCACGTACGCGTTCTTCGGCCCGTAGCCGCCGGTGAAAACGTTGTTCCTCGCGGCAGTGAGGCTAAACGGGGAAGCTCTCTTGTTTCTCCAGGAACTGTGATTTCGCATCCTCAGATCGCATTGGCGGCATCGGCAGGCAAGCCAATGATCAACGTTTATTCGCGGCCACGAATTGCGATCTTGCCTACGGGAGATGAGATCGTCCCTATTGATGCAGAACCGGCAGCCAATCAGATTCGCAACTCCAACAGCTTTTCTGTAGCTGCGCAGGTAATCGCGAGTGGCGGCGACGCAGTGCAGCTCCCCATCGCTCCGGATGAGCGGGCACGCCTGCGAGAGTTGATTGCTCAGGGACTTGAAAGCGATCTGCTGCTGCTCAGCGGCGGTGTCTCTGCCGGGGAATATGATCTGGTGGAGGACGCACTCGCCGAGTTCGGCGCTGAGTTTCTGTTTACAGGCGTGCAGATTCAGCCTGGGAAGCCGCTTGTGTTCGGACGCGCACATCCACAATCCAATCGCGATCGCTGGACCTACTTCTTCGGACTGCCAGGCAATCCGATCTCTACAATGGTGACATTCCAGCTTTTTGGAAGGTTGTTCGTTCGAGCGCTAGCAGGAGCCTCTGCGTCCGCAGTTACCGCAAGAAAGATGCGGTTGGGAAAAGACCTAAAGACCAAAACGGGACTAACGCGCTTTCTGCCCGGCAAGATCTCCGGAGCATGGGACGATCCTGAAGTTGAGCTGCTGAGCTGGCAGGGATCCGGAGACGTAGCTGCGTTCGCTGGAGCTGATTGCCTCCTGGTGATTCCGCCCGATCGGGAAAGCTTTAAATCGGGAGAATGGATGACGACAATACCCATCGAAAACTGA
- a CDS encoding tetratricopeptide repeat protein, with the protein MRFRTGAVALLFLMASAIGALAQTTTIQGFVKDPSGPVVGAQVQLKDIDTGRKYTLKTDKKGKFFSIGITPGKFDVTVSKDNKVIYTTQFQASLNAPQDVNELDIDLTPAQPGQAAAPPPPQPGMKQEQPKLTEEQKKQIEEINKKNAEIMKENAKIGNLNTLLKEAQADMQAKNYDQAVTTMQQAEQADNGQHHQVYGVLGAAYLNDKKYPEAIDALNKAVQLATAGTAAAAPNTKAMLASYYDNLGQAYAKSGKIPEAVDAYNKEVEQDPTHASQAYYNEGAVLTNAGKTDEANAAFTKSIQADPNHADSYYQRAINSLQKATVDKSGKMVAPPGTVDDFNKYLELQPTGPYAEGAKQMLDSLGAKVTTQYGKKK; encoded by the coding sequence ATGAGATTCAGAACAGGAGCCGTGGCTCTGCTGTTCTTAATGGCAAGCGCAATCGGTGCGCTGGCACAAACAACTACGATTCAGGGCTTTGTGAAAGATCCCAGCGGCCCCGTCGTTGGCGCGCAAGTGCAACTGAAGGATATCGATACCGGTCGCAAGTACACGCTGAAGACCGACAAAAAAGGCAAGTTCTTCAGTATCGGTATCACCCCGGGAAAATTCGACGTGACGGTGAGCAAGGACAACAAGGTCATCTACACTACGCAATTTCAGGCTTCGCTCAATGCACCTCAGGACGTGAATGAGCTCGATATCGATCTCACGCCCGCCCAGCCCGGACAAGCGGCGGCGCCGCCACCTCCGCAACCCGGGATGAAGCAAGAGCAGCCCAAGCTGACTGAAGAGCAGAAGAAGCAGATCGAGGAGATCAATAAGAAGAACGCCGAGATCATGAAAGAGAATGCCAAGATCGGCAATCTCAATACCCTGCTGAAGGAAGCTCAGGCGGATATGCAGGCCAAGAACTACGACCAGGCAGTCACGACGATGCAGCAGGCTGAGCAGGCAGATAATGGCCAGCATCATCAGGTCTATGGCGTGCTTGGCGCGGCATATCTGAACGACAAGAAGTATCCCGAAGCGATCGACGCACTCAATAAGGCGGTGCAACTGGCGACTGCGGGCACGGCGGCCGCAGCCCCGAACACGAAGGCGATGCTCGCTTCCTACTACGACAACCTCGGCCAGGCATATGCCAAATCGGGAAAGATTCCGGAAGCGGTGGACGCCTACAACAAGGAAGTCGAGCAGGATCCCACGCACGCTTCGCAGGCCTACTACAACGAAGGCGCGGTTCTAACCAACGCCGGTAAGACAGACGAGGCAAACGCGGCGTTTACGAAATCGATCCAGGCCGATCCTAACCACGCCGATTCGTATTACCAACGGGCGATCAACTCATTGCAGAAAGCAACGGTGGATAAGTCCGGGAAGATGGTCGCTCCTCCGGGCACGGTTGACGACTTCAACAAGTATCTCGAGTTGCAGCCGACCGGTCCGTATGCCGAAGGTGCCAAGCAGATGCTCGACAGTTTGGGCGCAAAGGTCACCACGCAGTATGGGAAGAAGAAATAG
- a CDS encoding NAD(P)/FAD-dependent oxidoreductase, which produces MKETFDLAVIGGGPAGSSAAITAARLGFTVLLLEAGSFPRQKVCGEFVSGEALNILADLMGEEQFADAPRISRARIFVEEACATLPVAPPAASISRHELDAALYKACALPGCVVRDRTRAKSAAPSQNGFVIRLESEEILARAVINATGRWSNLAKRTVSAHEQFIGLKGHFFEPDCSKSCDLYFFDGGYCGVQPVGDGVVNAAAMVKPSVAQHLTSVFALNRDLKERSRRWKAAGDPISTAPLVFRAPMTSHDGMLLVGDAAAFLDPFAGDGISIALHSGRMAVEALGPFLLGNCTFDDAVSRYDHEYRRLIHPALNGAKRLRTLQRLPIKLRAAAVACLNIPLLARTVVKTTRVRAGSLRVA; this is translated from the coding sequence ATGAAAGAGACGTTTGATCTCGCGGTGATCGGCGGAGGACCTGCAGGTTCCTCGGCAGCAATCACTGCGGCACGCCTCGGCTTCACCGTTCTGTTGCTCGAAGCGGGCAGCTTTCCGCGACAGAAAGTCTGCGGCGAATTCGTCTCCGGGGAGGCCCTGAACATTCTCGCCGACCTCATGGGAGAAGAACAGTTCGCAGATGCACCGCGAATCAGCAGAGCACGGATCTTTGTCGAAGAGGCGTGCGCGACTTTGCCCGTCGCTCCGCCTGCTGCAAGTATTTCGCGCCACGAGCTCGATGCCGCACTGTACAAAGCTTGCGCGTTGCCAGGCTGTGTGGTCCGAGATCGAACGCGCGCGAAAAGTGCAGCGCCGTCCCAAAATGGCTTCGTGATTCGCCTCGAATCAGAGGAAATCCTCGCCCGAGCGGTGATCAACGCGACGGGCCGCTGGTCGAATCTCGCGAAGCGGACGGTGTCGGCCCATGAGCAATTCATTGGATTAAAGGGCCATTTTTTCGAGCCAGACTGCAGCAAATCCTGCGACCTCTATTTTTTCGACGGAGGCTATTGCGGCGTTCAGCCAGTCGGCGATGGCGTGGTGAACGCAGCGGCGATGGTAAAGCCGAGCGTCGCGCAACATCTAACTTCCGTCTTTGCTTTAAATCGCGATCTCAAAGAACGCTCCCGCAGATGGAAAGCTGCTGGCGATCCCATAAGCACCGCGCCGCTGGTCTTCCGGGCTCCGATGACCTCGCATGATGGAATGCTGTTGGTAGGCGATGCAGCCGCGTTCCTCGATCCATTTGCCGGAGACGGTATCTCGATCGCCCTACACAGCGGACGCATGGCGGTCGAAGCTCTTGGCCCTTTTCTTCTCGGCAACTGCACGTTTGACGATGCGGTATCTCGCTATGATCACGAGTATCGCCGATTGATTCACCCCGCATTAAATGGCGCGAAACGCCTGAGAACTCTGCAGCGCCTGCCGATAAAATTGCGGGCCGCGGCTGTTGCCTGTCTAAACATTCCGCTCCTGGCGCGAACCGTCGTCAAGACCACGCGTGTGAGAGCTGGCAGCTTGCGAGTCGCCTGA
- a CDS encoding methyltransferase domain-containing protein, which translates to MAPAAVGGSTSAKMKRVVIPELLDDDLGTPDEVRDSLLDLRGINQKFGGFTSFRHLIKSVARKYHRSSLELLDVAGGTGDVVSNVSQALNGIQLRVTILDRALTHMNGIREKFTRVAGDALSLPFASGSFDIVSCNLFLHHLEPEQIAVFFNEALRVARLAVIASDIRRNRFHWIAAHIGKLKYRSRLTRHDAPVSIRRAYTIAEARAMARNSKASSFLVQPHYFQRFGLILWKGPK; encoded by the coding sequence GTGGCTCCGGCCGCTGTCGGCGGATCCACGTCAGCCAAAATGAAGCGTGTCGTAATACCCGAGTTGCTTGATGATGATCTGGGCACGCCCGACGAGGTTCGCGATAGCCTCCTCGACCTGCGCGGGATCAACCAGAAGTTCGGAGGATTCACAAGCTTCCGTCATCTCATCAAAAGTGTTGCTCGGAAATATCACAGGAGCTCGCTGGAGCTATTGGACGTGGCCGGAGGCACCGGCGACGTAGTCTCGAATGTTTCCCAAGCTCTCAATGGAATACAGCTTCGGGTGACCATCCTTGACCGCGCTCTGACTCACATGAACGGCATTCGCGAGAAGTTCACCCGAGTCGCCGGCGACGCGCTTTCATTGCCGTTTGCTTCTGGTAGTTTCGATATCGTCTCGTGCAATCTTTTCCTCCACCACTTAGAGCCCGAACAGATTGCGGTTTTCTTCAATGAGGCACTGCGAGTCGCGCGTCTGGCGGTGATTGCCAGCGATATCAGAAGAAATCGGTTTCACTGGATTGCTGCCCATATTGGGAAGCTCAAATATCGGAGCCGGCTGACGCGTCATGACGCTCCCGTCTCGATTCGCCGCGCTTACACGATCGCTGAAGCTCGCGCGATGGCACGGAACTCCAAGGCAAGTTCCTTCCTCGTCCAGCCTCATTACTTTCAGCGTTTTGGGCTGATCCTGTGGAAGGGGCCAAAATGA
- a CDS encoding ABC transporter ATP-binding protein produces the protein MFKRLNPLKPYLYRYRVKFFWGGVALLLNNAIWILFPQVIGRAINDLNVGVTQHKIVTYSLALIGIAVSKGIFQFLMRWILIGISREIEFDLRNDLFKHLESLSYSYYQRTRVGDIMARATNDLNAVRMLLGPAIMYTANTIIFTAGALAFMLNISPRLTLFAFLPLPAASILVQYFGRRIHERFERIQATFSDISARAQENFSGARLVRAYVQEEAEIELFENANQEYISRSLKLVRLIGMLWPTLETLLGLAIILVLWLGGREVLLGRMNVGQFVAYNTYMVQLTWPVIALGWVINLFQRGTASLGRINEIFSEKPTITDAAVAPDLRHVSETRGDLEFRNLNFSYPAGGKVLKNINLHIPAGTSLAIVGPTGSGKSTLVSLIPRIYDAPRGTFLLDAREISEFPLETLRRNIGFVPQETFLFSTSIRENIAFGVENAFDADVEHAAEAASFAQDIEGFPQKYATIVGERGLTLSGGQKQRTAIARAIIRNPRILILDDALASVDTYTEERILTHLREIMRGRTTIFISHRVSTVRAADQIAVLYGGSIVELGTHDELIARDGYYADLYNKQLLEEELESVQ, from the coding sequence ATGTTCAAAAGACTCAATCCTCTCAAGCCATATCTGTATCGCTACCGCGTTAAGTTCTTCTGGGGTGGCGTCGCCCTGCTGCTCAACAACGCGATCTGGATTCTTTTCCCTCAGGTCATCGGACGAGCAATTAACGATCTGAATGTCGGCGTCACTCAACACAAGATCGTTACTTACTCCTTGGCTTTGATCGGTATTGCTGTCAGCAAGGGCATTTTCCAGTTTCTGATGCGCTGGATCCTGATCGGCATCTCGCGCGAGATTGAGTTCGATCTGCGCAATGATCTCTTCAAGCATCTCGAATCGCTCTCATATTCGTACTACCAGCGCACGCGAGTGGGCGACATCATGGCTCGCGCCACAAACGATCTGAACGCCGTACGCATGCTCCTTGGTCCGGCGATCATGTACACGGCCAATACGATCATCTTCACGGCCGGCGCACTGGCGTTCATGCTGAACATCAGCCCACGGCTGACACTCTTTGCGTTCTTGCCGCTTCCTGCAGCGAGCATTTTGGTTCAGTACTTCGGGCGCCGCATTCACGAACGCTTCGAAAGAATTCAGGCAACCTTCTCGGATATTTCAGCGCGAGCGCAGGAGAACTTCTCGGGTGCGCGGCTGGTGCGCGCGTACGTCCAAGAAGAGGCCGAGATCGAACTCTTCGAGAATGCGAACCAGGAATACATCTCACGCAGCCTGAAACTCGTTCGCCTGATCGGCATGCTCTGGCCGACTCTGGAGACTCTGCTCGGCCTCGCCATCATCCTCGTTCTCTGGCTTGGCGGACGCGAAGTGCTGCTGGGCCGCATGAACGTTGGCCAGTTCGTCGCCTACAACACGTATATGGTCCAGCTCACCTGGCCGGTGATCGCGCTGGGCTGGGTCATTAATCTGTTTCAGCGCGGTACCGCTTCGCTAGGCCGCATCAACGAAATCTTTTCCGAAAAGCCAACCATCACTGATGCGGCTGTTGCTCCCGATTTGAGACATGTCTCTGAAACGCGAGGCGACCTCGAATTTAGAAATCTGAACTTCTCATATCCGGCCGGCGGCAAAGTTCTCAAGAATATCAACCTGCACATTCCTGCAGGGACGAGCCTTGCGATCGTCGGTCCGACCGGATCGGGAAAGAGCACGCTCGTCAGCCTGATTCCGCGCATCTATGATGCGCCGCGCGGGACATTTCTGCTCGATGCTCGTGAGATCAGCGAATTTCCTTTGGAGACTCTGCGCAGAAATATCGGCTTCGTCCCGCAGGAGACCTTCCTTTTCAGCACGAGTATTCGCGAGAACATCGCTTTTGGCGTGGAGAACGCTTTTGACGCGGATGTCGAACACGCAGCAGAAGCGGCGAGCTTTGCGCAGGATATCGAGGGCTTCCCCCAGAAGTACGCAACCATTGTCGGCGAGCGCGGACTTACACTATCCGGCGGACAAAAGCAGCGCACCGCAATTGCGCGCGCGATCATCCGCAATCCTCGAATCCTCATCCTCGACGACGCGCTGGCCAGCGTCGACACCTACACCGAAGAGCGCATCTTGACTCACCTGCGCGAGATCATGCGCGGACGCACAACGATCTTCATTTCACATCGCGTTTCCACGGTACGTGCAGCCGATCAAATCGCGGTGCTGTACGGAGGATCGATTGTCGAACTAGGGACACACGACGAACTGATCGCGCGCGATGGCTACTACGCCGATCTGTACAACAAGCAACTCCTCGAAGAAGAGTTGGAGAGCGTGCAATAG
- a CDS encoding LptF/LptG family permease, with the protein MRILTRYILWEVFSHGLIGAALFTFVIFMRDVSRILELVVRNSAPIPSVAEIFFLTVPTALTFTLPMGVLVGILIGLSRMAADSEVTALRASGIGAWRFVGIISIFATGALGIALLNNIIIAPRSAAALADLQNSLKTSQISFEIQPRVFYEDLKGYVLYVQDVEPASGAALWKNVFLADIANPSAPKITLAERATVVTENDTLRMHLENGSQQETDPNNPNQYTISTFDQTDIPIALPPAVPPPSRDLVPAAELTTSEVLSRAEHSDRAKSRWYWIEFHRRFALAASCLVLMFVGIPLGLSSKKGGKSTGFILTILLVFLYYFALSAGIAFARQGKVSPPLGVWGADIAFAIAGLILLFRVQRSSLDVISFRAVWKEFVQRFWRGGPKAQTAESTSLLRKGGSRFPLILDDYVLRQFLEYLGLVLATFVVLTLVFSFFELLGDIVRNRIALITVGEYLVNVIPSMLYLMTPLSVLIAVLVTFGLLQKSNELTAMKATGISLYRLIVPVLVLAGMLSAALFLFDQFYLPHANKRQDALRNEIKGKPAQTYLNPQHKWIFGQHHEIYYYEFFDSERNQFANLSVFDLDPKAFALTERTFATRVFWNDSLRKWIFERGWVRTLAPTNVKDYRTFDVTTFSDIDEPPSYFKKEVKQSSEMNFDELRSYIRELEQGGFEVVRLKVQLYKKLSFPLITLVMSILAIPFALSAGRQGALRGVATAIGIAVVYWITSGLFEAMGNVNQLPAALAAWSPDVIFALAGGYFMLKVPT; encoded by the coding sequence ATGCGGATTCTCACTCGCTACATTCTCTGGGAGGTCTTCTCCCACGGGTTAATCGGCGCGGCGCTGTTCACGTTTGTGATTTTCATGCGCGATGTGAGCCGCATCCTCGAGTTGGTTGTGCGCAACAGCGCGCCGATTCCGAGCGTGGCTGAGATCTTTTTCCTCACCGTTCCCACGGCACTCACGTTTACCTTGCCAATGGGCGTGCTCGTGGGAATTCTCATTGGCCTCTCACGCATGGCCGCCGACAGCGAAGTCACGGCTCTGCGCGCCAGCGGCATTGGCGCGTGGCGGTTTGTCGGAATCATCAGCATCTTTGCCACAGGTGCGCTGGGTATTGCGCTGCTGAACAACATCATCATTGCTCCACGATCCGCAGCAGCGCTTGCGGATTTGCAGAATTCGCTGAAGACTTCGCAGATTTCATTTGAGATCCAACCGCGAGTTTTTTATGAAGATCTCAAAGGCTACGTGCTGTATGTGCAGGACGTGGAACCCGCTTCCGGCGCAGCGCTGTGGAAGAACGTTTTTCTGGCGGACATCGCAAACCCTTCAGCGCCGAAGATTACGCTGGCTGAGCGCGCAACCGTCGTTACCGAAAATGACACGCTGCGCATGCACCTTGAGAACGGCAGCCAGCAGGAGACCGATCCTAACAACCCGAATCAGTACACCATCTCGACCTTCGATCAGACGGATATTCCGATTGCTCTGCCGCCGGCTGTTCCTCCGCCCTCTCGCGACCTCGTGCCGGCAGCAGAACTTACAACCAGCGAAGTTCTGTCGCGAGCCGAGCACAGCGACCGCGCGAAATCGCGTTGGTACTGGATTGAATTCCATCGCAGGTTCGCGCTGGCGGCCTCGTGCCTGGTGCTGATGTTCGTGGGAATCCCATTGGGACTCTCGTCGAAGAAGGGCGGGAAATCGACCGGATTTATTCTCACGATCCTGCTGGTTTTTCTCTATTACTTCGCGCTGAGCGCCGGCATCGCTTTCGCGCGTCAGGGAAAGGTTTCGCCTCCACTGGGTGTGTGGGGTGCGGATATTGCCTTCGCCATCGCAGGTCTGATTTTGCTGTTCCGCGTGCAACGCTCCAGCCTCGACGTAATTTCATTCCGAGCTGTTTGGAAGGAATTCGTTCAGAGGTTCTGGCGCGGTGGTCCGAAGGCGCAGACCGCTGAGAGCACGTCACTGCTGCGAAAGGGAGGTTCGCGGTTTCCGCTCATTCTTGACGATTATGTATTGCGGCAGTTCCTGGAATATCTCGGACTGGTGCTGGCGACGTTCGTCGTGCTCACGTTGGTCTTCAGCTTCTTCGAGCTGCTGGGCGATATCGTGCGCAATCGCATCGCGCTGATTACCGTTGGCGAGTACCTCGTCAATGTGATCCCCTCGATGCTCTACCTTATGACGCCGCTCAGCGTGCTCATTGCCGTGCTTGTAACCTTCGGATTGCTGCAAAAATCAAACGAGCTGACGGCCATGAAGGCGACGGGCATCAGCCTCTATCGGCTGATCGTTCCTGTGCTGGTGCTGGCAGGAATGCTGTCGGCGGCACTCTTTCTCTTCGACCAGTTTTATCTTCCGCACGCGAATAAGCGGCAGGACGCGCTCCGCAACGAGATCAAGGGAAAACCGGCGCAGACCTACTTAAATCCGCAACACAAGTGGATCTTCGGTCAGCATCACGAAATCTACTACTACGAATTCTTCGACAGCGAGCGAAATCAGTTTGCCAACCTTTCAGTCTTCGATCTCGATCCCAAAGCATTCGCGCTTACCGAGCGCACGTTTGCCACGCGCGTCTTCTGGAACGATTCGCTGCGCAAATGGATCTTCGAGCGTGGTTGGGTGCGCACTCTCGCACCCACGAACGTTAAGGATTACCGCACCTTTGACGTGACTACGTTCTCCGACATCGACGAGCCGCCGAGCTACTTCAAGAAAGAGGTGAAGCAGTCCTCGGAGATGAACTTCGACGAGCTGAGATCCTACATCCGCGAGCTGGAGCAGGGTGGCTTTGAAGTGGTGCGGCTCAAGGTGCAGCTCTATAAGAAGCTCTCATTCCCGCTGATCACGCTCGTGATGTCCATTTTGGCGATTCCGTTTGCACTGTCCGCTGGACGGCAAGGTGCGTTGCGTGGTGTTGCCACCGCTATCGGGATTGCGGTGGTGTACTGGATCACGAGTGGATTGTTCGAAGCGATGGGCAACGTGAACCAACTACCAGCAGCTCTCGCCGCCTGGTCCCCAGATGTGATCTTCGCGCTGGCCGGCGGCTACTTCATGCTGAAGGTGCCGACGTAA